A stretch of the Chloroflexota bacterium genome encodes the following:
- a CDS encoding transaldolase, whose translation MTRAVFFDRDGVLNRAIVREGKPHPPANLDQLEIPGDARDALRALRAAGFLLIGVTNQPDVARGTQTRAMVEAINAALRARLPLDEIRVCYHDDADACECRKPAPGLLVQAAREYNIDLAASFMIGDRWKDVQAGRRAGCRTIHLDGRYAETWRGASADVRVQSLRDAAEWIIMTSGGNIGMKAISDLRVKIFADGADKAGMLEMYRQPFIKGFTTNPTLMRKAGIADYTAFARDMLQAIPDRPISFEVFSDEFAEMERQARLIAQWGANVYVKIPVTNTRRESAIPLIRRLADAGIQLNVTAMMTLAQVRDVSAALAGGAPSCVSVFAGRIADTGRDPVPMMAAAVELIRPYPNVELIWASPRELLNVFHADAIGCHIITVTNDILKKLNLVGKDLDEYSLDTVKMFYDDAAKVGYSL comes from the coding sequence ATGACGCGCGCGGTATTTTTTGATCGCGATGGCGTGCTCAATCGCGCGATCGTGCGCGAGGGCAAGCCGCATCCGCCGGCGAATCTCGATCAATTGGAAATTCCTGGCGATGCGCGGGACGCGTTGCGCGCGTTGCGCGCGGCGGGATTTTTGCTGATCGGCGTGACGAATCAGCCGGACGTGGCGCGCGGAACGCAAACGCGCGCGATGGTCGAAGCGATCAACGCCGCGTTGCGCGCGCGTTTGCCGCTCGACGAAATTCGCGTGTGCTATCACGATGATGCGGACGCGTGCGAATGTCGCAAGCCCGCGCCGGGTTTGCTCGTCCAAGCCGCGCGTGAATACAACATTGATCTCGCCGCGAGTTTTATGATCGGCGACCGCTGGAAAGATGTACAAGCCGGACGCCGCGCCGGTTGTCGCACGATTCATCTCGACGGCAGATATGCGGAGACGTGGCGCGGCGCGTCTGCGGACGTGCGCGTGCAGTCACTCCGCGACGCGGCGGAGTGGATCATCATGACAAGTGGAGGCAACATCGGGATGAAAGCGATCAGTGATTTGCGCGTCAAAATATTTGCGGATGGCGCGGACAAGGCGGGGATGCTCGAAATGTATCGCCAGCCGTTCATCAAGGGGTTTACGACGAATCCGACGCTGATGCGTAAAGCCGGCATCGCGGATTACACCGCGTTCGCGCGCGATATGTTGCAGGCGATTCCAGATCGTCCGATTTCATTCGAAGTGTTCTCGGACGAGTTTGCGGAGATGGAACGCCAAGCGCGCTTGATCGCGCAGTGGGGCGCGAATGTCTACGTCAAAATTCCGGTGACGAACACGCGCCGCGAATCCGCGATTCCACTCATTCGTCGCTTGGCGGACGCGGGCATCCAGTTGAACGTCACCGCGATGATGACGCTCGCGCAAGTGCGCGACGTGAGCGCGGCGCTCGCGGGCGGCGCGCCGTCGTGCGTATCCGTGTTCGCCGGGCGCATCGCCGATACGGGACGCGACCCGGTGCCGATGATGGCGGCGGCGGTCGAACTCATCCGTCCGTACCCAAACGTCGAATTGATCTGGGCAAGCCCGCGCGAATTGCTCAACGTGTTTCATGCGGATGCGATCGGGTGTCACATCATCACCGTGACAAATGATATTCTCAAGAAACTGAATCTCGTCGGCAAAGACCTGGACGAGTATTCGCTCGATACCGTGAAAATGTTTTACGACGACGCCGCCAAGGTTGGCTATTCGTTGTGA
- a CDS encoding SIS domain-containing protein, which produces MSFTKQFLDEAIEIIQQLDTNAIERVAAMLADTRARGGRLFILGVGGSAANASHAVNDFRKLAALETYAPTDNVSELTARTNDEGWASVFAEWLKVSRLRPDDALLVFSVGGGDLKKNVSPNLVSALKYAKEIGARVLGIVGRDGGYTAQVADACVIIPTVNAAHVTPHAEAFQAVVWHLLVTHPALKAAPTKWESVR; this is translated from the coding sequence ATGAGTTTCACGAAACAATTTTTGGATGAAGCAATTGAAATTATTCAGCAATTAGATACGAACGCGATCGAGCGCGTCGCCGCGATGCTCGCCGATACGCGCGCGCGCGGCGGTCGCTTGTTCATCCTGGGTGTGGGTGGGAGCGCGGCGAACGCGTCGCACGCGGTCAACGATTTCCGCAAACTTGCCGCGCTCGAAACGTACGCGCCGACCGACAACGTGTCCGAACTCACTGCGCGCACGAACGACGAGGGCTGGGCAAGCGTGTTCGCCGAGTGGCTCAAGGTCAGCCGCCTGCGCCCCGACGACGCACTCCTAGTCTTTTCGGTTGGCGGCGGCGATCTCAAAAAAAATGTCAGCCCGAATTTGGTTAGCGCGTTAAAGTACGCCAAAGAGATCGGCGCGCGCGTCCTGGGAATTGTCGGGCGCGATGGCGGTTACACCGCGCAGGTTGCGGACGCGTGCGTGATCATTCCAACGGTGAATGCGGCGCACGTGACCCCGCACGCCGAAGCGTTTCAAGCCGTCGTGTGGCATTTGCTCGTCACGCATCCCGCGCTCAAAGCCGCGCCGACCAAGTGGGAATCGGTGCGATGA
- a CDS encoding glycosyltransferase, producing the protein MGHGDANLPRISIVTPSFNQAAFIEETLRSVLLQSYPNLEYIVVDGGSTDGSVEIIRRYERWLTWWVSEPDRGQAHALNKGFARATGDLVAWINSDDRYLPNAFARVAETFRQNPAAGLVFGKIELLLDDRAQVIGYPTRAERMLDELVLPYQPACFFARAVLQRVGALNEALAYALDADLLVRVMANADCIGVPDALASFRVQAASKTSTAEAKFAAELLAILDAVLAQRAAYPKWQTRDARELQSIFYRRASKHLYMGNRFSASLRLIILAARRNPRATWSIAQDEGIGWLTRRALPPGIYRKLSASVRARN; encoded by the coding sequence CTGGGACACGGCGACGCGAATCTACCACGCATCAGCATCGTCACCCCGTCGTTCAATCAAGCCGCGTTCATCGAGGAAACGCTGCGTTCGGTGCTGTTGCAGAGTTATCCCAACTTGGAGTATATTGTCGTTGACGGCGGCAGTACCGATGGCTCGGTCGAGATCATTCGCCGATACGAACGTTGGTTGACCTGGTGGGTCAGTGAGCCGGATCGCGGGCAGGCGCACGCGCTCAACAAAGGATTCGCGCGCGCGACCGGCGACCTGGTTGCGTGGATCAATAGCGATGATCGTTATTTGCCGAACGCGTTCGCGCGGGTCGCGGAAACATTCCGGCAGAATCCGGCGGCAGGTCTCGTGTTCGGTAAAATCGAATTGCTGCTCGACGACCGCGCACAGGTGATCGGTTATCCGACGCGCGCGGAACGAATGCTCGACGAACTCGTGTTGCCGTACCAGCCGGCTTGTTTTTTTGCGCGAGCGGTTTTGCAACGCGTGGGCGCGTTGAACGAGGCGCTCGCGTACGCGCTCGATGCGGACTTGCTCGTGCGTGTGATGGCGAATGCCGATTGCATCGGTGTGCCGGACGCGCTTGCTTCATTCCGCGTCCAAGCCGCGAGCAAGACGAGCACCGCCGAAGCGAAATTCGCCGCCGAGTTGCTGGCGATTCTCGATGCAGTGCTCGCGCAGCGCGCGGCATATCCCAAGTGGCAAACGCGCGACGCGCGTGAACTGCAAAGCATTTTCTACCGTCGCGCCAGCAAGCATCTTTATATGGGCAATCGGTTTAGCGCGTCGTTGCGCTTGATCATCCTCGCGGCGCGACGAAACCCGCGTGCAACGTGGAGCATCGCGCAAGACGAAGGCATCGGTTGGTTGACGCGCCGCGCGTTGCCGCCGGGCATCTATCGCAAATTGAGTGCGTCCGTCCGCGCGCGAAATTAG